A stretch of Hirundo rustica isolate bHirRus1 chromosome 22, bHirRus1.pri.v3, whole genome shotgun sequence DNA encodes these proteins:
- the TMEM52 gene encoding transmembrane protein 52 — MSDWTSLWYVWLILLAVFLLLLCGVSASCIKFCCRKKRPPVESFPRHPCDLAGIGIDSDSTAHSTVTSYSSWQYPPSVQIPSVFVDMDKNTVSPPAYSLYAMDLPPSYDEAVQMGKQVARTNQKLNDNPEQVTPGGLNPSQSPPDTTNRDPATQANSEDATKEQPQV, encoded by the exons ATGTCTGATTGGACAAGTCTGTGGTACGTCTG GTTGATCTTGCTGGCggtgttcctgctcctgctctgcgGGGTTTCAGCGAGCTGCATCAAATTCTGCTGCCGGAAGAAGAGGCCTCCAGTGGAGAGCTTCCCTCGGCACCCCTGTGACTTGGCAGGGATTGGCATTGACAGTGACAGCACTGCCCACAGCACAGTGACCT cataCAGCTCATGGCAGTACCCTCCAAGTGTCCAGATTCCCTCGGTATTTGTGGATATGGATAAGAACACTGTGTCCCCTCCAGCTTACAGCCTCTATGCCATGGACCTGCCACCTTCCTATGATGAAGCTGTTCAAATGGGAAAGCAAGTGGCACGGACAAACCAGAAACTTAATGACAACCCTGAACAGGTGACACCAGGAGGGCTGAATCCCAGCCAGTCCCCACCTGACACAACCAACAGAGATCCAGCAACACAGGCAAATTCAGAAGATGCAACGAAAGAACAGCCACAGGTCTGA